DNA sequence from the Falco peregrinus isolate bFalPer1 chromosome 1, bFalPer1.pri, whole genome shotgun sequence genome:
ccccccgccaGCTCTCCCTCGCACGGCTCACCCCAGCCCGCCGCTGCCTTGCAGCCCAGCCCATTCATCACGGTGATTTAAAGAGCACAGGTTTGATTCACGATTTATATCAGCAAGCAGAAGCCTTAGCTCCGTCATTGATTTTTCATCGTGGTTGCAGTTGTGCTTTTTACCTTTCATTATTAATGAAAAGCTCACTCCGCTGGGTGGTGTAGCCATCCAGCTTCCgcaggctgcaggtgggcatAGCCTTTACTCTGGATTTGATCATTCTCCTTTGATAACCAGGAGGACACGCTATGGTTATCCCATTTATTTTCGTAATAGCTCACATGTATTGAGATAGGCTGGGTTTTGTAGATTTGTTATGTTACGGCGAATGCCAGCTATCCCTagtgataactttttttttttcccttggcatCTGTGTCAGTCTGCGTTGAGATAAAAAGTggaatttcatttgaaatatatGAACCCCGCATCTTCATTATTTATCAGTTAAGTTCAGCAACCTTGAATGTGAACACAACCataacaggagaaaaaacctGCTAAAACAGTAACTGatatataaagcaaaacagTATATTTTTGTGGTGAGTGAATTACAGATTGCTGTTGCTTAGCAGGAGCCAGACTTTTTAGCAGTGTGATAATGCAGATAGATGGGCGCCTGCCCCACAGGGGTGATACGGGCTATTTCATGAAGTTATGTCTCTGCATCTCTGGAGCCTAAACACCCTTGAAAATCCAGTGCCCCATCCTTCAGCAATTTAACCCTGTCTGTCTTGCATTCAGAAACAGGGAGAAGAAACcatgctttcctctttttgcaTCTGGCATTTGGTTTCTCACTCTCAAATGATGAGATCTAAGTGAGGGACTTAGTATCTTGGCGTCTGTCAGAAGGCAGAGTCTTCTCTGCACACGAGGAATTCAGAGAAACTCTGTGAAGGATGAGTACAAGTTTTATCTCtgctgggagaaagaaaaatgtcagcagccctgcctgcagagccgGTGGGGGCTCGGGGTCCTGCCTTCCCCCACagccacctgcagctgctgagggggACTGGTCCCACCTCTGGATACATGGTGTCTGGGCAgaggtgggcaggcaggtgagCGTTCCTCCAGGGCTGGAGATGGTTCTAACCCTGCTTTTTGGATCTGTGGGTGTTGACAGCTCTGTCTGCACCCCCGGTAGAGGCTGCTGCATGTGCTGGTGTGACACACTTTAAACCCAGGTTGGCCTCCAAAGGGAGAAGCTCCTTGCTTGTGCTGCTCATGTTAAACTCCTTGAGCAAGTACAATTGGAGGATGTCTCAGTGATCCAGTgtatcattttttcccccttattaAGTTATTGTAGTGGGCTGTGGGTAGTGAATAGATTCAGCCTAAAGCACGATGAATGAAACCTGTTTCAAAGTGCGTAGTACGCTCTCTCACTGTGTCTGGGGTGCTGGTCTGTGGGGCGAGTGCCAGAGCATCCTGGCACCCTGGGGAGAAAGCAAACACTCTGGGTGCCTGGGGACCAAGCAAAAGGCTGCCAGTGTTCCCATGGTTGAGCTGGTATGAAGCCCACAATGAAGCTTGCCTGCTTCTTGCAGCAGGAGGCTTGAAGGGGGTTGTTTCACTTGGAGCATCCCTTTCTCCTGCTATGAGGGCAAGGcaccttttctcttcttcctcatgGCCTCAGACTCTGTCTGGTGTCCTCCTTCCCCTAACCAGCTCTCCTCGCCCTTGTTTCAGGGCTGCCTGAGGATGTGTCACCCCAAGACCTGGCCATCATCTCAGGGGTGCCGGGAACCCACCTTGCCATCCCCTTGTCATCCTGCCAGGCTCCAGACCTGACGTCTCCGTGCCCTCCTCCGGCAGGATGGCCCAGGTGGGAGGACCTGTCCGCTTCCACCCTGAGGAGGGCTGTGCCACCTCGCCCCCCGCCGTTTGCCCGTGGGCTGGACCAGAGGTCCTGGCTGGCAGGGGGAAGCCCCAAGGCTGGGAGGGGCACCCCCCCACGCTGTCTCACCCCCAACCTCAATGCTGGCCGCCTCTACCTCCTGCGCAAGGGCCTGGCCTCTGACTCCCACCGATGCCCCCTTGGACTCTACAACAGCACCGGCTCCTTGGCCCGCAAGCCAGTGGAGGTGGCTGCCTTTGGCAAtgggggctgcccgggcacggGGCGCCTGACAGCCCCCTGCACCCCGCGGCGGGGCAGACCCAGCCCAGTGCTCTCCTCCTTGGGTAGCCGCAGCCCGCTGGTGGCGACGGCCCCGGAGGGACACAGCTCCATCGTCACCTTCCGCTTCATTGAGAAGGCCAGTGTGCGGACCTTGGGTggcccacagcccccccagccctgctgggagaATGGCCCCCGCAGCCTCAGCCGCAGCCTGGAGTTTGCTGGGGACACGGGGTCTCCTCAGCCCCaacccctgccccaggagcGGCTCCTGCACACACTGAGGATGGAGGCATCTGCATCTGACCCGCTTCTGGCCAGGGGCAGGACCCCGGGGGACACGCGTCCCTGTGGGAAGGAGCCCTGTGCCCTCAATGCTGACGGCCTCTGCCGATCCCTCGCCAACGGGCTGCCGGAGGACTTCCCCACCCTCGCCAGGAGCTCCCTGAAGCCAGAGCCCCGAGCCCAGGTAGGTGCCAGGCGCCCCGCTCCAGGCGCAAGCTCTGCCCCACAGTTCCTTGCCTGCTCACCACTCTCCCCTTCGCAGGGCAGCGCCTGGCCTTACCACCGGCAGAGCTCAGCCCATGCCCAGCGCATTGCCCAGGCCAAGTGGGAATTCTTCTACGGCTCCTCGGATGCCCCGCAGACAGGTAAGAAGTTTGGCAGGGAGGATGCCCACAGCTGCATCGACCTCTCCTTTGCAAGATCGAGTTGCTGCTGAGGCTCCCCCTGGGGCTGTCTGTCCCTCCAGGCTGGTCAGTGCCCACTGGACAGCTGAGATTCCCTCAACATCGGCCAGTCTGTGTCCTCCTGGGGCCAGATCCTGCACCTGCCAACCGCCATACGAAGTGTTGTGCAGAGTGGGCGATACAGAGCCctgagccccagcagcccctggctgcttctgcagaagggTTTGGGGTTCGGGTGGGGGCTCAGGGCTGCATGTGGGCACACCAGCGCTGacagctccctgtctctccctctcccaccctttttccttctggctCCCCATCCCTGTTCCTTGGTGCCCACCACATGTGTGACCCCACTCCTGGGGTGTGTGTGATGCCGCAGGAGCGGCTCCCCAGCACTTTGTGACCCTGAGTGCTCAGGGGTCCCTTGCAGGCTCCTCTGTACCTGACTCTGCTCccctggctgagcccccccagaAGCCCGTCCACTCGCTGCCTGCCGAGCCACCGGGGCTGGTGCCCAAGCACAGCCTGAGCCACGTGGAGGTGGAGATAGAGATGTCTCCTCCGGGCAGCCAGAAGCCCATCTCCTGCGAGACTGGGATTATAAAGAGGACAGTGAAGTACTCGGAGACAGACCTGGACACAGTGCCACTGAGGTGCTATCGTGAAACCAACATCGACGATATCCtggcagagaaggaggaggtggaTTCAGCGATTGAGAGCCAGAAGGACAGCGAGAGCAACCCAAGCTTTGGGGGCACTCCGGGCAGGAGGAACAGCACACCGGaggagccccccgccccgggcacTGGCTGCCAGAAGGATGGGCCACAGGATGGGGACGTGGATGAGGATGATGAGGTGTTTGAGGCTATGAGGAAGGAGAACAGGGAAAGGTGAGGCTTCATGCGCGTGGGCAAAAGGCTCCTCTCACCCTCCTTATTGTCCCTTGCATGGCAGAATGGGCTCTGCCAAAAGAGTGTCTGAGGCAAAAATCCCAGTAGCTCCATGCGAGCTGTGTGTGTGGGTCAGACGGGGTCCTGGATTGTCCCGCTGGGATTGGCTCTGGGAGTAAGCCCCTCAGCGCCCTGTGGGAAGGGTAGGGCTGCGGGTCATCCACCCCTGGGCGCTGTGCTGCGAGCCTCACTCCCCTGGGGTGAGCCCTCCAGTTCAGGTCGCCTGGCTGAGCGAGGCTTCCCAGCTCGAGTCCCACCAGGTGAATTAtgtcctgccccagggctgccggGCGTTGGGGTGACAGTGTCAGGGCACCTGAGTCCAGGCCACGTCCTGGAGCTGCTGCGTGCTGGCAGGCGCTGCTgggctgccctcccctccaCAGGTGGCTCCGCATCAGTGCCAGGAGCGGTCTCTTTTGCTTGGCCTCTGTAGGTGTTTGCCATGTTTGGGTAAGAGTGGGGGATGTGTTGGGctggaaaaagcattttgttgtcttttgtgTTAACTTGTGTGGCAGAAAAAGCCTGCTGGGATGCTGATGGGGTGGCTGACGCCAAGGCCAGCGTTCAGGTACCTGCCTGTGGGCAGCTAGCGCCATCTGAGCTGCCATCTGCCCCGTGCCGGGCACCGGCAGTTAGGACCTGTGGGAGGTGGCATTTTGGCCTGGTGGCATAAGACTCTGCCTGTGGAGTGTCCCCTGGAGTGGTGGATTGACTGTGAGGAGTGATGGGCATCATCTGCCTGCCACAGGAGGTATCATGAGGGCAGGAGCTCCAGCACACTCTGTGGGACAGCCACCAGGAGAGGAAAGgccctggcagggagcaggaggtgcctgTGTGGGCAGTGGCAGCCAAGGGCATCTCCTGACATACGTATCCCGAGATGAGGGGGCTCAGCATCATCAGCAAGTGCTCTGCAGGAGTGGGGAGAGTTCTCGCCTGGGAAGCACAAAGCCAGTGCGATGCCTGAGACGCCACATGGCAGCATGCACTCACCTGGCTGTGcaaagggcaggcagggagcatttaggtggaggaaaaggaaaagggaaggttTGATGTCGGCAATGggaaaagataatgaaaatataagcCCCAGTGGTGCccctgtgctgggaaggagaagcaCAAAGGTGCTGGGCTGATGGGGAGGGAAGGTGTGTGTCACATGGGGAGCTGGGCTCCTGCCAGTCTGTCCAGCCCTTGCATCTCTGGTGGAGGGGACAGATtcatccctccctgccacctACCTTGTCCTCAAAAACTTCAGGTTctagagaaaagcagaaaataagccATTcttagcacattttttttcccaaatgaatAGTGATAGAAGTTTTGTGTAAAGTGTAAAGTTATTATCACTGCAAAGAAGTTCTTCAAGTTATTGTAACAATTATCTTGTGTAgtggtattttatttccaagtaTGTACTAGATCTGCTACAGGTCCTCTGAGCTTGTAAGCCTAGGCCTGCTTCTTGCCCCCTGAGACACCTTCCTGTAGCTCCCCAGACAGTGCTAGAAGCCGGGATGTGTCCTTAAATGCATTGTTGCCCCTAAAGACAGTGCTCCTGGTGTAATTAATTACCAATGTGCATATAGGGACATCATGTTCATTTTACATGGCTTCTGTGTAGAccagtgtttttttcactttgcagaCCCCTGAATATTCCCCAAGTAGGTGCAGACCGTGCAGGCAGCATCTTGAAAATCCTGAGCTTCAAACCATGAGCTTGTTTGGTTCCTGCATCACAGGCCTGGGTTTCTGCTTACACACCATttctgagctctgcagctgcagtctTCCTCCCTGTTTACCAGTCACCAGTATTGATGTTTTCTACTTCaagctttctgctttgcctgCTGACAGGAGGGGTGATGCTGGGGTGATATAGAAATAGAAGCCCCCTGAGCTCCCTGGAGCCAGAAccattctgctgctgcaggagctgctgtacCCCAGGCATGTCCTGGTAGCTGGGAAGGACCAGCCCTTCAAAATTACTGAAGCACCTTTGGATGCTGATTTGCAGCATTCAGACATGTAAATCCCTTTGAAAATCTAGCCTTCAGGGTTTAGCACCCACTGCAAGGGGGATTTCAGCTTAGTGCTATCTTGTTGTCCTTCATATTCTGGCTAAAGGACATCTTTGGTGATTTCCCTCCTAAAATAAGAGAGGGTGCTAACAgctaaaaaaatccaacaccAAATCAAACGGGACATGGAAAGCGACAGAAGAAATGGTGTCTTCTTCCAGCAAATCCTCTCCTTGATAGAGTCAGAACTACTGACTCTTAATGACTAGTCTAAGCCTTTACCGTCTTTATTCCTGTTAGTCCTGGAGAGCCAAAACCCGTCAGCAAGAGCTGGATCAATTCCCTTCCTCCTTAAGCATCGGCAGACatgctggagaagctgctgcacGGGTGCCTTGGGCTGATAAGAGAGaagaggctttgctggggggTGCCCCACGCCCCTGAGACacagggggctggcaggagcagaggcgCCTGTTCTCCCTGCAAGCAGAGCAGCCTTGCCTGGGAAAGCCCTTGGATTTACTACCTGGGGAGCCTTTTCAGAGCCTTTGTCCTCGCTCCTCGGAGGTGAGAAAATAGCTGGCTACAGGGCAAGGCTTGTTGGGGATTAAAAAAATGGTTACGGCTTCGATTTCATCAAATgcttaagcatgtgcttaaccTGCCTCAGTAGCCACAAGCCTCTGGTGTGTTGTGCTGAGGCTGACCCTCTGCCCTAGCGCTCaaggtggctgcagagccacagctcaGGGTGATGCCCCCACGTCCCACAGGCTTGGAAGGAGGGGGATGCTCGGGGCAATGCTCAGGGCAATGACAGAAGACATCTGCCAGTGAGCTGGGGGAGGACGGGGGGCAGCATGACCACAGCGTGATGGTGAGGACATGGCAGGGGAGCATGGGCACCCAGAGGGGGCTGCAGTGCCTGTGGTTGGTAGCTGTGGCTGAGCACGGGTTGGAGGTTGGACACTGAGCCctaggagcaggcagctgccaggctggaggagatgtGTGAAGGAGCCTGGGGGAAGCgcaaggagctgctggggctggtcTGTACAGGAGCTTTGTTCAGAGAGGAATAaggtgaggggctgctgggtggTGCTATATAGCATCACCTTCTTCTTGCTCAGCTGGGATCCCCGGACAGTGCCTGCCATGtctgtgcaggcaggaggaatGGGGCACggctggggcagccaggggTCTGGAGGGTCATAGGAGCATTTAGCAGAGAGAGAACACCACTGTGAGGGTCTGAGGGAGAGagatttttccctcttctccccgCTGCTGTGGATGGCTCTGCAGCACCAGGCGGGGGGAAGGGGCCCCTTCCCCTCCATCAGCCATCCCGCGGGCAGACCTTCCCCTGCTGGCTTTGGCACTAACATGCAATGCAGCGTGGCTGTAGGCTCCTGAGATCTGCTTCCCCTCTGTACCCACCTGGCCCTCTCCCAAGGAAGGCTGTGACCacctctcccaccccagctccagGCTGGAAACCTATTTACTTTCCCGCTGCCATCACCCTTGCGCAGATGCTCAATTACAGATTCTGCGtcccctcctctctgctcctcccaGCCACATTTGTCTGGCTTGGTGATGGTGTGGTGACCCTtcctggggggctggggcggggggatgGGCAGTGCAGCAGGGGCTGATGAAATATCTGTGTCCAAACAGGAGTGGTGTGTGCAAGCAGTGTTGAGCCTGGCTGTTGCGACTAGTTCCTTCTGGAGATGAACAGCTTTGTGCTTAAtattttggggaggaaagatTGCTTCCAGAGCTTGGACGGTGTAGACAAAAccagctgtgctttttctgtggcTTGGTGGCAATATACTTGATCACAAGAATGAGCCCAGCTCCCTCTTCTGGGAAGAAGGTCCCTTCTGTCTGCTGGCATTGTcctccctggcacagcccatTGCCCTCCTTAAAGATTTGAGGCACAAAACTAAGTCAGCAGCGTTAGCTTGGTTCAGTAGCACACAGCTGGGTGGTAGGAACTGTGAATGCACATCACATCTGTAAAGCTCATCTGCAGATGTTAAAGAGGTCTCCTTTGCCTTGTCCTTGCCAGAAAGCCACCTCAgaggcagctgctcctggggctTCTATGGGCATGGTAAGAGCATCACACGGTGCTGTGCAACCAGGGAAGTGCTGGTGGATGGGCAAGTCCagcctctcccctgccctgcttACCTGCAGGTGGCTTCGCTGTGCTCCCCTGGGAGCCAGCCAGCACTCTGGGGGAGCCAAGCTGCCAGCTCTTGGCCTGCTGAAGTAATCAGGGTGAGATTTTTGAGCGATATGTGAAGGCTAATGAATGAAAATGATTTAGTGCTTGTAACAGAAATGCATCTTCTCAGCCGTCTGCATGAAGCTGTTTGTTCATAACAAAAGTTATGACAAGCTGGAGCTGTTCCTCTCTTTTAATCAGAGGAGAGAGTGGCATAAGAagtgcttttctgctgctttaatAAAGTGATAGCGGCTTATGAGTAAAGTAGGCTTTTAGGGCTGTGTTTATGCCTGTGCGGCTGGAGCTTTGATGTTGCCAGGGTTGGAAATATCCCTGATGCTCAGACAGATGGGCAGGCTGCGCTTCCCCTAATTTACAGGACAAAGCACTTGGGTCTTCAGGGTTTAGAAACTTCTGTGTTGGGCTGGACCCAGATCTGCATTGGAGACAAGCTGATCCCTGACAAGATGGTGAGCCAGGACCAAGCCTGGCCTCTGGGACATGGGCCAGCTCAGGTCCTCAAGCCCAGAGCTGGGTGTGAGGTTTCCTCTGTACTGCCTTGAGAAATCTGGGGCTGAGCACCGCCTCATGCTGGGTTTCAGACATCTCCTGGGACCAGCCAGCAGACCTTGCAGGTAGGTGGGTGCTGGGCATGGTCTGAGGGTGGTGCTCAGCAACCACGGTGCTGCATTCATGGAGGAAGGTGCCACACTGTCCTGAGCAGCTTCAGAAGGAGCCTTCTGGATGCTGGGAGACCTGAAAGCTTGTGGAAAACTCAGCCAATTCCAGATTTGGTTGGAAATTGAGCTGAATCACATCCTGCTTCTGGTGCTTGAGCCCTTTATTGGATATAAGCACAAGTCGAGTGACTGGGAGCAGTAGCCATCTCATAAGCTTCTTAGGAGGATGAACTACTAAAGGAACAAAAGTCTGTGGCGCATTAAAGGAGAAGCATGTGTCTGGAGGGAGGCCAGCCCTGTCCCTCTTCCCATGATGTCTTGGGCAGGTGAGGCATTTCCTTGGAGGTCTACAGATGTTCAGAGGAGATTTCTGCCCTCCCCAGTTTCCTTctggagcagtgtgtgggcttttgttttggggctttgatcctttgcttttcagtgacCTGCTCTTCTCGCTTTCTTTCCCTCTAGGATCATGGACCGGGACACACAGGATATGCTCAAGTCTCCAGTGCCCTTCCTCCTAGGGCACAGCCTCTCCAAGGATGGCATGGACTCTTTCAGCAAGCATTTTGAGAGCATCATGGAGTCCCATCGAGCCAAAGGCACATCTTACACCAGCCTGGACTCCATTGACattctctcctccccagcctgcacCCACGGGACCTTTTTCACTTTTGACCTCCCAACCCTCACCCCAGAAATACAGGGACAGATCCGAGACAGCGCAAAGCTGATTGAGGAGAACTTTGCTCCTCTGGCTCACTTGGAGCCAGACTCTGGGACCAGTTCGGCCACAGATGCCCCCTGGacagagagggaggaggagcgGGGGAGACGAAGGAAGGGTGCTCGGCACAGCCCTTGCCACTCAGAGGACAGCTTTGGTACCCCTTTGGCCTCCAACATGAGGTGAGTGACCAAAACTGCTTGCTGTCCAGCTGGGCCACCGAGGCTCAGTGTGGGGTCTAACCCTGTGCGGCGTGTTTTGCAGCCGGAGCCTAAGCTGTGTTTCTGGGGAAGTGGGGAAGGGTCAGGACGGGGAGTGCTAGCTTTTCTGATGAGGCCAGCGATCACCACAGTAGTAGCACGTCGATGGGAGGACATctccttttttcatctttgccaGCTTTGTCAGTGCTGGGGGGTTGTGAGGTTTTCTCCAGCCTAGCAAACAGATTGTCCCAGGACTTCAATCCCGTGGTTTGAAGTGGTTCCCATAGCAGGACACTCCATCAACCATggtggctgtggggagaggCCAGTCAGAAGTCGAGTACCAGTAGAAATTCAGCAGCCTTTCCGTCCTGGAGGCCAAGACTTCCTGATACTGCTGCACCCCTCACCATCTGAGTAGTAGCCTCTTGTTTCTTGAGGACAAGAGTTCCATGGTCTTGTACCTATTGTCCTGGCCTCTGGAACCTCCTCAGCCTCGTGTACGTTGGGAGATGGGcacggcccaccagagcctccCTGTACGTTGCTCCAAGCCTGCCTGCACCTGGGCTCCAGATGGCTGCCCCATGCCTGGGGCGATCTCTggtgcagcaggctgggggagcttGGCCCCACCACTTCCAACCTGTCCCTGTGTGAGACCATGTCCAGGCTGAGGCACTGCCTTCCTGCAGTCATCCTGCTTCCAACAAGGTCTTGGGCTGAGGCACTTGCCATGTGGCAAGTTGGCAAGCCacatcctttcccttttccagggAACGTTCATCCAGAGTGTGGTCAGGTCCAATCAGGATGTCAGGTCTGGTGCTGTGGTTCAGCTGCCGAGCTGGTAGCTCTCGGGGAATTTGATGTCTTAGTCATGCCGGCACTGGCCCTCCTATTTGCATTGCCTCCCCACAAGGTCTCTCTGCCAGGTGACCTTCTGTGCAATGCCAGAGCCTCTTCAATCCCTCATCCACTTTCTAGGCTTTGGACTTTCCCACACCGaacttttttgggttttgtcttttccagACCAAACCTAATGTCAGTTCTTGTTGCAACCTGCACCATCCTCGTAGGCTCGACTTGGGGTGGCCAGGTGGGGATCTGAGCCCTGGTGCCTGCAGTTAAGAGAGGAGAGTGGGGCATCACATCTGCTCCTTGGTCCCTGGATTACTGCAACATAATTTTGGGGCAGTGATTCCCTTCTTTTGGGGCACTGACGCTGGGGATGTGATGGCACAGAGTCTGGGCAAGGTTTGTGCAGTAAAGCTAGTGATGTCGGGGAGGCACGAGGCAGCAAAGAGTGGCAGCATCCAGCCATGATCAGTGCTCTCTGCAGGGACAATTGGCTTCCTATTCCTCTGCCAAGGCAAGGGAGCGAAACAGAGTGCCCTGGAGAAACTGGGAGGACAGTGTCTGACTTACTGCCCATGGAGTGCCACTGTGCCACAGCCGCACTGCCGCAGGGGCACAGGGAGGTGAGGGTGTGAAGGACAGGTGCGCTGGGAGGGTGCAGACACACAGCTGGCAGCAAGAACGGCAATGAGGTGGCTTAACAGGGGTTTTTCCTCCCTGGTTTATAGTCAGTGGAGTGCAGAGCACACTGGCAGTGCCAAGGATGCTGCGGCACCGTGCTCCCCTCCTAGCTCAGGTTTcagagcagtgctgggctgcagcacaggccaTGGAGGGGTGTTGTGTGTCCCCCCCGCAAACTGCATCTTTGCTGAGCCCCttctcctctgccagcccccgCAAGCAGGAGTACTTCTGCTTGGGTGGCAGGGGACCGCAGGGGAAATGCAGCCACAGCCCACAGTGTGCTCGCTGTCCTGGGGACCCCGAGGTTTGGGCTTTCCACAGCACTGCAAACACCAACCTCGCCTTCTGTTGCACATGCAGAGCCCCAAGCAACTGTCTTTCCCATTAAAATATGATTCCTTTGGTTCCTGGCAGGTCCCTGCACAGCTCTTCTCTTAGACCTGCCCAGGCCCCCTTTCTTGCCTGTCTGCGGGCAATGTTCAGACCTGCCATGCTGCCAGCGCTGACCTGAAGCGGAGGCTGCAGGAAAAGATGGGAAATGAGGTGTGGGGAAGGAGggccctgccacagccccctggcaggcagcagcccagctctctgCTCCTTGGCATGGGGGAagcctcccctgcagcccctgtgggCGAcggtgggcagggaggggggtgcAGCTGCGATCCGCTGTTGTGCCATGGAGAGGAGTGGAGACTGGGACTGGGAGCAGGAACTAGactgggaagcagggaaggcATGGGATGCCAGGGGCTGAGACAGTCCATCATCTGCAGGGTCAGCCCTTGGGGGGCAGGGCTTTCTGGCAAGGGAGAGGTCCGAGaaatttcctccttccccatcacTGGTGCTACCAACTTTCTAGAGTCCAAGTGTAACAGACCATGAAGCTGAAGCTTCCCAAGTAGTTTGACAAAGAAGTGACTGGGCTGATTGCTCAAA
Encoded proteins:
- the PSD gene encoding LOW QUALITY PROTEIN: PH and SEC7 domain-containing protein 1 (The sequence of the model RefSeq protein was modified relative to this genomic sequence to represent the inferred CDS: deleted 1 base in 1 codon), whose protein sequence is MAQVGGPVRFHPEEGCATSPPPFARGLDQRSWLAGGSPKAGRGTPPRCLTPNLNAGRLYLLRKGLASDSHRCPLGLYNSTGSLARKPVEVAAFGNGGCPGTGRLTAPCTPRRGRPSPVLSSLGSRSPLVATAPEGHSSIVTFRFIEKASVRTLGGPQPPQPCWENGPRSLSRSLEFAGDTGSPQPQPLPQERLLHTLRMEASASDPLLARGRTPGDTRPCGKEPCALNADGLCRSLANGLPEDFPTLARSSLKPEPRAQGSAWPYHRQSSAHAQRIAQAKWEFFYGSSDAPQTGSSVPDSAPLAEPPQKPVHSLPAEPPGLVPKHSLSHVEVEIEMSPPGSQKPISCETGIIKRTVKYSETDLDTVPLRCYRETNIDDILAEKEEVDSAIESQKDSESNPSFGGTPGRRNSTPEEPPAPGTGCQKDGPQDGDVDEDDEVFEAMRKENRERIMDRDTQDMLKSPVPFLLGHSLSKDGMDSFSKHFESIMESHRAKGTSYTSLDSIDILSSPACTHGTFFTFDLPTLTPEIQGQIRDSAKLIEENFAPLAHLEPDSGTSSATDAPWTEREEERGRRRKGARHSPCHSEDSFGTPLASNMSDHPLSHLVSDSDSEMDSVEQLALGSTDTLSNGHKADLEAAKRLAKRLYNLDGFKKADVARHLGKNNEFSRMVAGEYLKFFVFTGMSLDQALRSFLKELALMGETQERERVLAHFSQRYYECNPNAISSEDGAHTLTCALMLLNTDLHGHNIGKRMSCSDFIGNLEGLNGGTDFPKELLKALYGSIKNEKLQWAIDEEELRKSLSELADPNPKSIKRISSCSNPFLDFSQDSSIATYKHGLLVRKIHADPDCKKTPRGKRGWKPFHAILKGMILYLQKEEYKPGKALVEEELKNAISIHHSLATRASDYSKRPNVFYLRTADWRVFLFQAQNPEQMHSWITRINVVAAMFSAPPFPAAIGSQKKFSRPLLPSSCTRLSQEEQVKSHETKFKTMSAELLEHRSSLPEKKVKGKEYEELKQKEEYLEFEKSRYGTYAMLLRAKLKAGSEDLAAFESTLFDAAGGEDDGLKKSRSSPSLNAEPSGTATKVKRNISERTSRQPPGHPQKS